Proteins from a single region of Bacteroidales bacterium:
- a CDS encoding tetratricopeptide repeat protein — protein sequence MKKSAFLLLPFLLMLFACQSKQGPAKTDKASGDKKPSETFVVEGDQKLKVSESDDVKHPSKETKESSTLFHRGLELIQAQNYEEGISYLNRALETDPENSRILFNRGYAYYSMKKYDEALADFMHTLKINSSDTMALLYSGLTKYYKNDFQGSFQDYSNAILKSKGFSKAYYNRGISRGQMKDYKGAVEDFTKAIIIDPNYPEAYFNRGLANFFKRDSVNACIDWTRASLMGSANAQKALDIYCKNVKIQ from the coding sequence ATGAAAAAGTCAGCCTTTCTCCTTCTTCCTTTTCTCTTAATGCTTTTTGCCTGTCAATCCAAACAGGGTCCTGCAAAAACCGATAAGGCTTCAGGTGATAAGAAGCCGTCTGAAACTTTCGTTGTTGAGGGTGATCAAAAGCTCAAGGTTTCGGAATCAGATGATGTCAAGCATCCCAGTAAGGAGACAAAGGAATCTTCTACTTTATTCCACCGGGGACTGGAACTGATCCAGGCACAAAATTATGAAGAAGGAATTAGTTACCTGAACCGTGCACTGGAAACTGATCCGGAAAATTCGAGGATACTGTTCAATCGGGGCTATGCCTATTACAGCATGAAAAAATACGACGAGGCGCTGGCCGATTTCATGCATACACTGAAGATAAACTCATCGGATACCATGGCACTGCTCTATTCAGGTCTTACAAAATATTATAAAAATGATTTCCAGGGATCTTTCCAGGATTACAGCAATGCCATCTTAAAAAGCAAAGGCTTCTCCAAAGCTTACTATAACAGGGGAATTTCACGTGGTCAAATGAAAGATTACAAAGGTGCTGTTGAAGATTTTACGAAAGCGATCATCATTGATCCCAATTATCCGGAAGCCTACTTCAACCGTGGACTGGCGAATTTCTTCAAAAGAGATAGTGTTAATGCTTGCATAGACTGGACACGGGCTTCCCTGATGGGATCAGCCAATGCCCAGAAAGCCCTTGATATTTACTGCAAGAATGTGAAGATTCAGTGA
- a CDS encoding T9SS type A sorting domain-containing protein — MQNLILLITGIFINLFTQSQIILQSDTHWFRNGPFCAHVQSLAMAPSNPNVIYLGTYSTGLYKTNNGGATWIYCSNYNLPSYEDTLSNTPSLPCWWYGDHYPIDAIAVNPQDENYLWISTLERGLFESTNGGNSWQKANETLPDTLAVNFININPQNPNDIFLGTGMYYTPGSLQNGGLYRTLDGGNTWNLIESLPHGNTYNITDIKRDPTDNEHLIIGIGSAGEAGFSWGIMESFDNGNSWQEVMDDFPVYDISINPGNTQNMWGVVYTGYLDWLLEFSDDGGQNWSLYEGFEDPYKWVTSMYADADFNLYIERQTEEPDFTFSILKSTNNGASWFEVDKLSDKLSSAIRTINLRNHCQAETSNTNNIYFGTYYGVFHSENGGITMQSQNTNLMNSYILDLEVHPNNSDIVYAAGAQGLWKSFDACHSWERVVIDPVGFTKFNSLYPDTIYYGGRDPMRSYDGGITFQSIRHNIVGAIFDIAINPMSTNIVYLTSSPDDYVHPLYKSTDYGDSWTLVFVSHNDENYTDIIIDHLHPDTVYFGRHRSLNGGLTWEEDALELRIDGIHPQNSNTLFGSSMQGDDIQISYDWGSNFQLMDEYLSGPFHYQNIRNFTIAKDNPEYLFYCTGNDGIHYSNNSGKNWQKFEGSYENRTLEIIPLINENKFYIATHGDGVWVYDSTYTNAIDDNLEVKDDNCLLVSPNPFTNHTNITFNMNRSGFANISIYNLQGKLINTLINEYKMKGEYRIIWNGKGLNGKEVKPGLYLIRLQSGRNILTRSVIFVQLFINQDVP; from the coding sequence ATGCAAAATTTGATCTTGCTAATAACCGGAATATTTATCAACCTATTTACTCAATCACAAATAATTTTACAAAGCGACACACACTGGTTTAGAAATGGCCCATTTTGTGCTCATGTACAATCATTGGCAATGGCTCCATCAAATCCAAATGTCATTTATCTTGGAACATATTCAACAGGCCTCTACAAAACGAATAACGGGGGTGCAACATGGATATATTGTTCAAATTATAACCTTCCTTCGTATGAAGATACGCTTAGTAATACTCCGTCATTGCCTTGCTGGTGGTACGGCGATCATTATCCAATTGATGCTATTGCCGTTAATCCACAAGATGAAAATTATCTTTGGATAAGTACGTTGGAGAGAGGTTTATTTGAAAGCACAAACGGTGGCAATAGCTGGCAAAAAGCAAATGAAACATTGCCAGATACATTGGCTGTAAATTTTATTAACATAAACCCTCAAAATCCTAATGATATTTTCCTGGGAACAGGTATGTATTATACACCCGGCTCTCTTCAAAACGGTGGATTATACAGAACTTTAGATGGTGGAAATACATGGAACCTTATCGAAAGTTTACCTCATGGAAACACATATAATATTACTGACATTAAAAGAGACCCGACTGATAATGAACATTTAATTATTGGAATAGGCAGTGCAGGTGAAGCTGGTTTTTCATGGGGAATAATGGAAAGTTTTGATAATGGCAATAGTTGGCAAGAAGTAATGGATGATTTTCCTGTTTACGACATAAGCATTAATCCCGGAAACACTCAAAACATGTGGGGAGTAGTTTATACAGGATATTTAGACTGGTTGTTGGAGTTTTCTGATGACGGCGGACAAAACTGGAGCCTTTACGAAGGATTTGAAGACCCTTACAAATGGGTAACAAGTATGTATGCCGATGCAGATTTTAATTTATATATTGAAAGGCAAACCGAAGAACCGGATTTTACATTCAGTATTTTGAAAAGTACGAATAACGGGGCTTCATGGTTTGAAGTTGATAAGCTTTCCGATAAACTTTCCAGCGCGATACGCACCATCAATTTAAGAAATCATTGTCAGGCAGAAACGTCAAATACCAACAATATTTATTTTGGCACTTATTACGGTGTTTTTCACTCTGAAAATGGTGGTATTACAATGCAATCACAAAATACAAATCTGATGAATTCATACATTTTGGATTTGGAAGTTCATCCAAACAATAGTGATATTGTATATGCAGCAGGTGCTCAGGGATTATGGAAAAGTTTTGATGCTTGCCATAGCTGGGAAAGAGTAGTCATTGATCCGGTCGGTTTTACTAAATTCAATTCTCTATATCCTGATACAATATATTATGGCGGTCGCGATCCTATGAGAAGTTATGATGGTGGCATTACTTTTCAAAGCATCAGACATAATATAGTTGGGGCAATATTTGATATTGCAATAAATCCTATGTCCACTAATATAGTTTATCTTACATCGAGTCCTGACGATTACGTGCACCCTCTCTATAAGTCAACGGATTATGGTGATAGCTGGACACTTGTTTTTGTCAGCCATAACGATGAAAATTATACAGACATTATAATCGATCATTTACATCCGGATACTGTTTATTTTGGAAGACACAGAAGCCTTAACGGCGGACTAACATGGGAAGAAGATGCACTCGAATTAAGAATTGACGGAATACATCCGCAGAATTCAAATACTTTATTTGGTTCAAGCATGCAAGGAGATGATATACAAATATCTTATGATTGGGGAAGTAACTTTCAATTAATGGACGAATACTTATCCGGGCCTTTTCACTATCAAAATATCAGAAATTTTACAATTGCAAAAGACAATCCTGAATATTTATTTTACTGCACTGGAAATGACGGTATTCATTACAGCAATAACTCAGGAAAAAACTGGCAGAAATTTGAGGGTTCCTATGAAAATCGCACCTTGGAAATAATTCCTCTCATTAATGAAAATAAATTCTACATAGCAACACACGGCGATGGTGTATGGGTGTACGATTCAACTTATACTAATGCTATTGACGACAACCTGGAGGTGAAAGATGATAATTGCTTATTGGTGTCGCCAAATCCTTTTACAAACCATACAAACATCACTTTCAATATGAATCGTTCCGGCTTTGCAAATATCTCAATTTATAATTTGCAGGGGAAATTAATAAATACATTAATAAATGAATATAAAATGAAAGGTGAGTATAGAATAATATGGAATGGTAAAGGCTTAAACGGAAAGGAGGTTAAACCAGGCCTTTACCTAATACGCTTGCAGTCAGGCAGGAACATTCTTACACGCTCGGTAATATTCGTTCAATTATTTATTAACCAGGATGTGCCATAA
- the atpG gene encoding ATP synthase F1 subunit gamma: MASLKEVRIRIESIHSTQQITSAMKLVAASKLRRTQNAVQALAPYAAKLREILGNLTSSLENTDEAVYSTVRPVQRVLLLVITSNRGLCGPFNSNAIKAAKAYIDEHYREINRKGQLDLYPIGKKGTDFFRKNKFNVVNANNDIFDALTFVNTVAIAEELMAAFATKKYDKIEIIYNHFRNSGQQVLTIEQYLPIIPVAVVQGAKTGKWLANYIFEPEKSVLVRELIPKMLKVQLYKTILDSYAAEHGARMTAMAQATENAQDLLKQLRLSYNKARQSAITKELLEIVSGAEALRG; encoded by the coding sequence GTGGCTAGTCTAAAGGAAGTACGGATACGGATCGAGTCGATTCATTCTACGCAGCAGATCACCAGCGCGATGAAGCTTGTCGCGGCCAGTAAGCTGCGCCGGACGCAGAATGCCGTCCAGGCGCTGGCGCCTTATGCTGCCAAGCTCAGGGAGATCCTTGGAAACCTCACTTCGAGCCTGGAAAATACCGATGAGGCCGTCTATTCTACCGTACGCCCGGTGCAGAGGGTGTTGCTTTTGGTAATAACTTCAAACCGCGGCCTGTGCGGCCCGTTCAACAGCAATGCAATCAAGGCTGCCAAGGCTTATATCGATGAGCACTACAGGGAAATCAACCGGAAAGGCCAGCTCGATCTTTATCCTATCGGTAAAAAGGGGACTGATTTTTTCAGGAAGAACAAGTTTAACGTTGTCAACGCCAACAATGATATTTTCGATGCGCTGACGTTTGTTAACACGGTAGCGATTGCCGAAGAACTGATGGCGGCTTTTGCCACGAAGAAATACGATAAGATCGAGATCATTTATAATCACTTCAGGAATTCCGGCCAGCAGGTACTGACCATCGAACAGTACCTGCCTATCATACCGGTTGCTGTTGTACAAGGCGCAAAAACCGGCAAATGGTTAGCAAATTACATTTTCGAGCCCGAGAAATCGGTGCTGGTCAGGGAGCTGATCCCGAAGATGCTGAAAGTACAGCTTTACAAGACTATCCTTGATTCTTACGCCGCCGAGCATGGGGCCAGGATGACCGCCATGGCACAGGCCACCGAAAACGCCCAGGATCTGCTTAAGCAACTTCGCCTGTCTTACAACAAGGCCCGTCAGAGCGCCATCACAAAAGAACTGCTCGAGATCGTCAGTGGAGCGGAAGCGTTGCGGGGATAG
- the atpB gene encoding F0F1 ATP synthase subunit A, whose translation MQEPIVKSAVLRILILCLFMFSLGIYTLKAEKGHATAAVQQETAIHEEKAENFNAGEMIIEHIVDSYEWHILAVGHTHISVPLPVILLYDGNLTVFMSSKFHHGEEAYRGFKVEEEGAKKGKIVRMKEGTMEADPDAGSIIDLSITKNVFAIFVSAALLLIIFISIAKSYRKNEGKAPSGIQSLIEPIIIFVRDDIAKAAIGEKKYEKYLPYLLTVFFFIFLNNLIGLIPIFPFGANVTGNLAVTGIMALFTFLITLFSANKNYWKHIYNAPGVPWWLKFPVPLMPFVEFLGVFTKPFVLMVRLFANISAGHIIILGFMSLIFIFGNIKGMLGMAVAPVSVAFGIFMGFLELLVAFIQAYVFTLLSALYFGMAMEEHNHAEH comes from the coding sequence ATGCAGGAACCTATTGTAAAATCAGCTGTTTTACGAATCCTTATCCTTTGCCTTTTTATGTTTTCCCTCGGGATATACACCCTTAAGGCTGAGAAAGGACATGCAACCGCTGCTGTTCAGCAGGAAACTGCTATTCACGAGGAAAAGGCCGAAAATTTCAACGCCGGCGAAATGATCATCGAGCATATCGTCGATTCTTATGAATGGCATATCCTGGCTGTGGGACATACGCACATTTCTGTGCCGCTGCCGGTGATTCTCCTCTATGATGGCAATCTGACCGTCTTCATGTCTTCGAAATTCCACCACGGCGAAGAGGCCTACAGAGGCTTTAAAGTCGAAGAGGAAGGAGCAAAGAAAGGAAAGATCGTCAGGATGAAAGAAGGAACGATGGAAGCAGACCCGGATGCAGGAAGTATCATTGACCTTTCGATCACCAAAAACGTTTTCGCCATATTTGTCAGCGCTGCACTGTTGTTGATCATCTTTATCTCCATTGCAAAATCATACCGGAAAAACGAGGGCAAAGCACCCAGCGGCATCCAATCGCTGATCGAACCTATCATCATTTTTGTACGGGATGATATCGCCAAAGCGGCCATCGGTGAAAAGAAATACGAGAAGTACCTGCCCTATCTTTTAACGGTATTCTTCTTCATATTCCTGAACAACCTAATTGGCCTGATCCCGATCTTTCCCTTCGGGGCCAATGTAACAGGCAACCTGGCCGTGACCGGTATCATGGCGCTGTTCACCTTCCTGATCACCCTATTTAGTGCGAACAAGAATTACTGGAAACATATTTACAATGCCCCGGGCGTGCCCTGGTGGCTGAAATTCCCGGTGCCGCTGATGCCCTTTGTCGAGTTCCTCGGGGTCTTCACCAAGCCCTTCGTCCTCATGGTCCGTCTCTTTGCCAACATCAGCGCCGGGCATATCATCATCCTGGGCTTCATGAGCCTGATATTTATTTTCGGTAATATCAAAGGCATGCTGGGCATGGCAGTAGCGCCGGTATCCGTTGCCTTCGGCATATTCATGGGATTTCTGGAATTGCTGGTGGCTTTCATCCAGGCTTACGTTTTTACCCTGCTCTCGGCCCTCTACTTCGGAATGGCGATGGAAGAGCATAATCACGCAGAACACTAA
- a CDS encoding F0F1 ATP synthase subunit B: MELIQPGLGLIFWMTLSFALVLFLLGKYAWKPIMKMLKEREESIDQALHAADRAREEMKNLVSDNEKLLAEAKNDRDAILSEARKIREKMIDEARTKANEEAQRIVDSALERIENEKMAAITELKNQIALLSIEIAEKLVREELSHDKKQEELIKKMLDDVQAN; this comes from the coding sequence ATGGAACTGATTCAACCGGGATTAGGACTTATTTTCTGGATGACCCTGTCATTCGCTTTAGTGCTGTTCCTTTTGGGCAAATATGCCTGGAAGCCGATCATGAAGATGCTGAAAGAGCGCGAGGAATCGATCGATCAGGCGCTGCACGCTGCTGACAGGGCCAGGGAAGAAATGAAAAACCTGGTGAGTGATAACGAAAAACTGCTCGCCGAAGCTAAAAATGATAGGGACGCCATCTTAAGCGAAGCACGGAAAATCCGCGAGAAAATGATCGATGAGGCCCGCACCAAAGCCAACGAAGAAGCCCAGCGCATCGTCGATAGTGCATTGGAAAGAATCGAGAATGAAAAAATGGCGGCCATTACGGAACTGAAAAACCAGATCGCCCTGCTTTCTATCGAGATCGCAGAAAAGCTGGTCCGGGAAGAACTTTCACACGATAAGAAACAGGAAGAGCTCATTAAGAAGATGCTCGACGATGTTCAGGCCAATTAA
- a CDS encoding nitroreductase family protein produces the protein METLKAILTRRSIRKYSEKNIPEEYYEILLRAAMHAPSARNRQPWHFIIISDRKILNKLAAVNPSWKMLEEAANAIVVCGDLELEDAESYIIQDCSAATQNILLAAHELGLGTVWLGVHPREDRLKPLIKILQIPGHILPVSMVSIGKPDEYSEQPDRYNIERIHQDKW, from the coding sequence ATGGAAACACTGAAAGCAATACTTACACGAAGAAGTATCAGAAAATATTCAGAAAAAAATATTCCGGAAGAGTACTATGAGATCCTGTTGAGGGCTGCCATGCATGCTCCATCGGCCCGGAACCGGCAGCCCTGGCATTTTATCATCATCAGCGACCGCAAAATCTTAAATAAGTTAGCAGCAGTAAATCCATCCTGGAAAATGCTGGAGGAAGCAGCCAACGCCATCGTTGTCTGCGGGGACCTGGAGCTGGAGGATGCGGAAAGTTACATCATCCAGGACTGTTCTGCCGCGACGCAAAATATTCTCTTAGCCGCTCATGAATTAGGACTTGGCACTGTATGGCTTGGTGTGCATCCCCGTGAAGACCGCCTTAAGCCATTGATTAAAATCCTGCAAATACCCGGTCATATTTTGCCAGTCTCCATGGTTTCTATCGGCAAACCCGATGAATACAGTGAACAACCCGATCGTTACAATATTGAAAGGATCCACCAGGACAAATGGTGA
- the atpE gene encoding ATP synthase F0 subunit C: MELLTVLLQVAVDLTPLAKMGAGIGAGIAAIGAGIGIGQIGKAAVESIARQPEAVGDIRANMIIAAALIEGVAFFAIVISLLVLFV, from the coding sequence ATGGAACTTTTAACGGTTTTATTACAGGTAGCAGTAGACCTCACCCCTTTAGCCAAGATGGGAGCCGGAATCGGCGCCGGCATCGCGGCCATCGGAGCGGGCATCGGCATCGGTCAAATCGGCAAAGCCGCGGTGGAATCCATCGCCAGGCAACCTGAAGCAGTGGGTGATATTCGTGCGAATATGATCATCGCCGCTGCTCTTATTGAAGGGGTTGCTTTCTTTGCTATCGTTATCAGCCTGTTGGTCTTGTTTGTCTGA
- the atpH gene encoding ATP synthase F1 subunit delta: MLDSIIAERYAKSLFELALETGKLEQVRKDMDLMVDVCLNNRDFRQMLLSPVIRPDKKIAVMDAIFTGKIEEVTEKFYQLLSHKRREKFLEGIARQFIAMYKKHHNILVIEIRSAVPLSQELREKIVAIIETRKKGTVELIEIIDKSLIGGFIVSDEGRRYDASLTTTIKKLKKEFEENLYIREI; encoded by the coding sequence ATGCTCGACTCTATCATAGCAGAAAGATACGCCAAATCATTGTTCGAACTTGCTCTCGAAACAGGAAAGCTTGAACAGGTCAGAAAAGACATGGACCTTATGGTGGATGTCTGCCTGAATAACAGGGATTTCAGGCAAATGCTGCTAAGCCCGGTGATCAGGCCGGATAAAAAAATTGCCGTGATGGATGCCATATTCACCGGTAAAATAGAAGAAGTAACCGAGAAATTCTACCAACTGCTCAGTCACAAACGGAGGGAAAAATTCTTAGAAGGAATTGCCAGGCAGTTTATCGCTATGTACAAGAAACATCATAATATTCTTGTGATCGAGATCAGGTCAGCCGTTCCCCTAAGCCAGGAGCTCAGGGAAAAGATTGTAGCCATCATTGAGACAAGGAAAAAAGGAACCGTGGAGCTGATCGAGATCATCGACAAGAGCCTGATCGGGGGTTTTATCGTATCTGATGAAGGAAGAAGATACGATGCGAGCCTTACAACAACGATCAAGAAATTAAAGAAGGAATTTGAAGAGAATTTATATATCAGGGAAATATAG
- the atpA gene encoding F0F1 ATP synthase subunit alpha, with the protein MAQIKPAEVSAILRQQLAGFKDEKELEEVGTILAVGDGISLVYGLSNAQAGELVNFEKTGVKGIVLNLEVDNVGVVLLGSSNNLNEGDKVTRTGRISSIDVGEGLLGRVINTIGEPIDGKGGIKGKRYEMPLERKAPGVIFRQPVNEPLQTGIKPIDAMIPIGRGQRELLIGDRQTGKTAIAIDTIINQKEFYKSGKPVYCIYVAIGQKGSSVAQTVKTLEDHGAMPYTIIVTATASDPAAMQFYAPFAGAAIGEFFRDTGRPALVIYDDLSKQAVAYREVSLLLRRPPGREAYPGDVFYLHSRLLERAARIISADEIARKMNDLPESIRHMVKGGGSLTALPIIETQAGDVSAYIPTNVISITDGQIFLETSLFNSGIRPAINVGISVSRVGGSAQIKSMKKVAGTLKLDQAQFRELEAFSKFGSDLDPSTKAVIEKGKRNVEILKQELHDTMPVEKQIAIIFVGTRNLLKNVPVASVKDFEVEYLHHLEENHQNVLQELKAGKLTDEGIKLMEEAAKDIGKKYEK; encoded by the coding sequence ATGGCACAAATTAAACCCGCTGAAGTATCTGCTATACTGCGCCAGCAACTGGCAGGATTTAAAGACGAAAAAGAGTTAGAAGAAGTTGGTACGATATTGGCCGTAGGCGACGGCATTTCATTGGTATATGGCCTCAGCAATGCCCAGGCCGGTGAACTGGTGAATTTTGAAAAGACGGGGGTCAAAGGAATTGTATTGAACCTCGAAGTCGATAACGTGGGCGTGGTGCTCCTCGGATCATCCAACAACCTGAACGAAGGGGACAAGGTCACACGCACAGGCCGTATTTCTTCCATCGATGTCGGCGAAGGCCTGCTGGGAAGGGTTATCAATACCATTGGCGAGCCGATCGACGGAAAAGGGGGGATCAAAGGTAAAAGATACGAGATGCCGCTGGAGCGCAAAGCCCCTGGTGTCATTTTCCGCCAGCCGGTGAACGAACCGCTGCAGACCGGTATCAAGCCGATCGATGCCATGATCCCCATTGGCCGCGGACAGCGTGAGCTGCTCATCGGCGACCGCCAGACAGGAAAGACCGCCATCGCTATCGATACTATCATTAACCAGAAAGAATTTTACAAAAGTGGCAAGCCGGTTTACTGCATTTATGTGGCAATAGGTCAAAAAGGCTCATCTGTTGCCCAGACAGTCAAGACATTGGAGGATCATGGCGCCATGCCTTATACGATCATTGTAACGGCAACCGCCTCCGATCCGGCGGCCATGCAGTTTTACGCGCCATTTGCCGGCGCTGCTATCGGCGAGTTCTTCCGCGATACAGGCCGCCCCGCGTTGGTCATTTACGATGATCTTTCGAAGCAGGCTGTTGCTTACCGCGAAGTATCACTGCTGCTAAGAAGGCCTCCAGGCCGTGAAGCTTACCCCGGGGATGTCTTTTATCTTCATTCAAGACTTTTGGAAAGAGCTGCACGTATTATCTCCGCCGATGAAATCGCCAGGAAAATGAATGACCTGCCGGAATCGATCAGGCACATGGTAAAAGGAGGAGGATCCTTAACGGCACTCCCGATCATCGAAACCCAGGCAGGCGACGTGTCGGCCTATATCCCGACTAACGTGATCTCCATCACCGACGGCCAGATATTCCTCGAAACCAGCCTGTTCAACTCCGGTATCCGTCCGGCTATCAATGTTGGTATTTCAGTATCGCGGGTCGGTGGATCAGCCCAGATCAAATCGATGAAAAAAGTCGCCGGTACGCTGAAACTCGACCAGGCCCAATTCCGCGAACTGGAAGCTTTCTCCAAATTTGGCTCTGACCTCGATCCCTCTACCAAGGCCGTGATCGAAAAGGGAAAACGTAATGTGGAGATCCTGAAACAGGAGCTGCACGATACCATGCCGGTAGAGAAACAGATTGCTATCATTTTCGTGGGAACACGCAATTTGCTGAAAAATGTACCGGTCGCAAGCGTGAAGGATTTCGAAGTCGAATACCTGCACCACCTGGAAGAAAATCACCAGAATGTCCTTCAGGAGCTTAAAGCAGGCAAACTGACCGATGAAGGCATCAAACTGATGGAAGAAGCAGCAAAGGATATTGGAAAGAAATATGAAAAATAG